ACAAATTCAGAAGGGTCAGATTGAGCAGGCCGATTTCAGGAGGAATGGAGCCGCACAGTTGGTTTTCAGACAGGTCCAACCGTGTAAGTACCGGTAGGGAACCGAATTTGCTAGGAATGGGTCCAGTTAATTGATTGTGAGAAAGATCCAGAGTGATCAAGGATTTCCATGAAACGATGTCTGTGGGAAGATTCCCGGAGAGCTTGTTCTGACCGAGCAAAAGCCTCGTCAGAAAAGGAAGCTGAGTCAATTCAGTCGGAACCGTGCCCCTGAGGAGGTTATTATTAGCAATAAATACCCTCAAGTTCCTCCACGAAGACACCGTGCTCGGAATCTCGCCGAAGAATTTGTTGTTGCTCAGATCGATCCGAGTGAGGTTTGGGGACAGCTCCTTGGGAAGCTCGCCAGTTAATCCATTACCACTCAAAATCAAAGCGGTCAAGTTCCGCGACATCCAGAGTCCTCCAGGCACATTGCCGGTGAATCCATTGTCGTTCAAGATCGCTACAGACAAAGTGCTGCAATTTCCAAGTGACTCCGGCAACTCCCCGCTGAGATTGTTGTCCAAAACGGCCACCCCGAACAGCGTGCCGCCATAGCACAGTTGTTCGGGAAAGGCACCGGTCAAGTTGTTGAAGGCCACTTCGAATCTTCTGAGCGGGGAAAACTTGCCGAAGTCTGGGGGGATCGTGCCCCGCAAATAGTTGTTGGACAGCCTGACATCAGACAAAGCGGGAAGACTCGCGATACCTTCCGGGATTCCGCCGGACAATTGATTGAACGCTAAATTCAGGCTGTATAGATTCTTGAGCTTTCCGAAAACTTCAGGTATGTTCCCcatcaaataattttcagaCAGATCGATCACGCTCAGGTTTGCGGCACTGACTGCCTGAGGGATCGACCCGGACACATTAGTCATGTACAAGTACAACTCGCTCAAGTTCCTCAGAGCAAAAATTCTGCCCGGGATCTCTCCTGTCAGTGGATTTATCCCCAAATCCAAGTGCTCGAGAGCCTCCATATCGCTGACCGTCTCCGGGATTCTGCCAAACAGGTTTGTCTGCGGCATCGAGAAGAACCGCAGCTTCTTCAGGGCAGTGAAGTTCTGTGGCAGCTGCGATggcatgaaattgtcattgtACCCGAGGCTCAGTTCTTCAAGATTGGAGAGGCCAAAAATCTCTTCAGGGTACGTGCCATTGTACTCGGACATGTAAAGGTGAAGGATCCTCAGCCTCCGCAGCCTTGCAATCGACGCTGGGATGTCGAACGAGAAGCTGTTGCCAGCGAGAATCAGGACCTGAAGATTGGCCATGCGGTCGATATCGGATGGAATAGGACCTTCGAAGTAATTCTGGGACAGGTCAAGGTACATGAGCTCGGAACAGTAATAGAGAACTGTTGGAAACTCTCCAAGAATATTGTTGTTGGAGAGATCGAGCTTGGTCAGGTTCTTGAGGTCGCAGATGAATGGGGGGATCGAATAATTTATGTTCAGGCTGACAAGATTGAGCTCGGTGATGGAGCCGTCTTGGCAGGTGATCTCAGGCCATGTGCAGTGGGAGGATGAATTGGAGGTGACCCAGTGGTCGAGGGAAGATGGGTCCTGCCAGGACTGCCTCAGCTTCAAGAGGACTTGCTGTTCTTGATCTTGGATTTGA
This genomic stretch from Eucalyptus grandis isolate ANBG69807.140 chromosome 3, ASM1654582v1, whole genome shotgun sequence harbors:
- the LOC120291641 gene encoding receptor-like protein 52 codes for the protein MPRLTSSPPHIRFFFPFFSYIPCVVFLCFLSHAAESQIQDQEQQVLLKLRQSWQDPSSLDHWVTSNSSSHCTWPEITCQDGSITELNLVSLNINYSIPPFICDLKNLTKLDLSNNNILGEFPTVLYYCSELMYLDLSQNYFEGPIPSDIDRMANLQVLILAGNSFSFDIPASIARLRRLRILHLYMSEYNGTYPEEIFGLSNLEELSLGYNDNFMPSQLPQNFTALKKLRFFSMPQTNLFGRIPETVSDMEALEHLDLGINPLTGEIPGRIFALRNLSELYLYMTNVSGSIPQAVSAANLSVIDLSENYLMGNIPEVFGKLKNLYSLNLAFNQLSGGIPEGIASLPALSDVRLSNNYLRGTIPPDFGKFSPLRRFEVAFNNLTGAFPEQLCYGGTLFGVARS